The Triticum aestivum cultivar Chinese Spring chromosome 4B, IWGSC CS RefSeq v2.1, whole genome shotgun sequence sequence tctgtaaccgactctatgtaaccatagccccctccgatgtctatataaaccggagggtttagtccgtaggaaaacaacaatcataatcataggctagcttctagggtttagcccctaagatctcgtggtagatcaactcttgtaatactcatatcattaagatcaatcaaggaggaagtagggtattacctccatcgagagggcccgaacctgggtaaacattgtgtcccacgcctcctgttaccattagtcttagacgcacaatttgggaccccctacccgagatccactggttttgacaccgacagtcggccGGCCCATAGACCGCAATAATTTCCCATTTGAAGTTCAGTGCACGCTCGAAGATCTCCATGCTCACGAAGAACTCGCCCCGATCCATGCTGcctacctcaaaggtggcatccttcaccccTAGGATGATGCCACCCGAGTGGCCCGcactcccactagaagggagccagtgccaagCAAATAGGTCGGAGCTCAAGTGCTCGAGCTCCGACAGGGAGAATTTCGTACGCATGGTTTCTTGAATGGCCACAATGTTGATTTGCTTAGTTCACATGTATTTGATTAGTTGGCGGCGTCGACCATCTTGACCAAAACCATGGATGTTCCAGAAGAGGGTCCACGTCACTCATCGAtcgaggggctgcttgaccccaagacACAAGAGGCGCTCTGGGCGCGGAGGGCAATGGTGCGAGAGCGAGTGCGACTGCGGATTTCAACTGGGGCGGCAGCCATGCGAGGCGGAGGGTTCGGGGCCGTCCCCGATGGGGCGCCCGACGTAGAGGGGCCGCGTGCATGGGCCTCTGCGAGGCGACCATCTAGGATTTCCCGTGCATGGATAGCCTCAATCTGAACTAGCGGGGGGGCAatctctccccgaaacacaattgCCGAGTCCGCTGCCACCTTCGTGAGGTGGCCAAGCGTAGCTGACTCCAAGGCCGAAAAGGAACGAGTAGCTGAAGAGGCAGGAATGTGTGGTGTACCTGACTCGCGGTTCCGGGCAGTGGCCCTGAGCTCTGCCTGCTCGGGGATAGGCAGAGTAGGGCTACCCATTGGTCTGGCCGCCTCGATCCATGCACTATGGCgagaggaggtcaccggagacgaGGTCGACCTGGCCCGCTTGGAGTAGGCCGCATTCCAAGGGGGTGGAGGGGGGGCGGCCACCGGGGTGGTCACCACCACCTTCAGCCCCATGACGGTGGAGTCCGGAAGCACCAGAGGTGGACCAGGATGCGCTAGGCAAAGAGGCCCATCGGGGGCCCGGGGAGCAAGAGTCAGGTCGGCGTCGGAAGGCTGGAGCTCTGCGCCCGGGTGCGGCCTAGAAGCTGCCATAGGCAGCGGGGGGGAGGGGAGAAGCGCCATCTCCAGGGCGGTATCCCCAGCGGAAGGGCCCGAGGGGGGCGGATCCAGGGCTGCCATGACCGCCCCTGGGATCACCGCCAAAGGCGCGGGAAGCATGGACGCGGCCAAGCTGGGCGGGTCCGGGACGGCCCCGGCGGAGAGGGTGGTGAAGACATCAAGGAGCGGACCGTCGGGGGAGCGAGGCGATGAAGCTGGGAAGACCTGAAGGCTGGCGTCCGAAGTGTCGAGACAGGCGTCGGGGGACGTAGGAGCGGCCAAGGAGTGGGAGCATCTGGTACCACCGCCACTCCTAGCAGTAGGAGCGGGAGGCTGGTCGTGAGGAGGACTGTCCTCGGAGTCATCGTCGTCCTCCTCTGAACCGGAGCGGCGTCTGTGGTGGGGGTCTCTGTCGCTGAGGCGATCCCCCGCACAATCCctgtctgcccccccccccccaagaggcTGTCGCCGGGGATGCGGGGGCGGCCAATGTGGTTGGGCGGCTCGAGGGAGATGCGGAGGTCAAAACCCTGATCGTTGAAGAACACCCGGATCATGGCGCGAAGCTTGGATGAGTCGAGGCATTTAACATTGACGCGAACCTCCTCATCCTTGCGGAGGGACAACTCGTCCACCACTACCACCTTCCCAAGGATGCGGGACATGCTCCGAATGACCCGCTCTGATCGAGCGATGTCGGGTAGGCCACCGATGAGGATCCAAGCCGTGTCCAAGACAGCCACCGCCAGGGGGTCCGGCACCGGCACAGAGACGTCCACCACTAGCTTGTGGAGAGCTAGAGTGATGTCTCCGCTGCGGGTGTCATAGCCGTGGCTGACAACGTCGAGGAACACGACCGGGAACTGGCCTCCAGGCAGCATGGTGACCTGCCAATCCCTGGAGCAATGGTAGAGATGGTTGAGCTCGGCCTCTATCATCTTCGGCAAAGCGACCCCCTCCTTCATGGTGACAATCGCCAGGAGCGATGGTGAGGGGAGGGGATGTCAGGCACCTCAACATGGAAGAAGCTGAGGCCCTCAATCCCATGCCCTTACATCACCAACTCCTCCACCACCGGGCGGTCGGGGCAAAGGATCGCCGGGTGGTCAGGTCCGAGCACAGGTAGCAGCCCTGGGGTCGAGTACATGCCACCTGGGAGTGACCGGAGAGGCCGCAGTTGAAGCACTTGACGAGGTCGGAGATGCGGTCATCAGGGAGAAGCGCGGTCGTGGTAGATCTCGCCGGGTCCAGAGTAGAGCCAATGGTTAGGGCCGTGAAATTGGGATGCCCCAAGCCCCGCTTCTTCTTGCGCTTGCCGCCCGTCTAGCCCCAGCCAGCGCCATTGCCACGGGGGGAAAGTTCAGTTCCCCGCGCAGGGGCTGGTAACGGCGAGACAGGCCAGCGGGGGGCGGAGGGCCTTGTGGGCCAGCGGGCTGGGTGCGGTCAGGGGACCGAGGGTGACCGTTGTGCACCGGAGATCGGCTGGACTCCCGCCTGCGTACCGGGGAGGGCGAACGGCGGCGCTGGTCGCGCCACTCAGCGGCAGGAGGAGGCGACCGGGACCATCCCCGGTGGTCCGACCGACCGGGCGAGCGGCGAGAGGGTGATCGTCGAGCCTCGCGGGGAGGTGACCGGTGATCTCCGCGGCCGGAGAGTTGCCGACGGAGGTCGGCCTCGTGCCGGAGAGCGTCGGGGGAGGGACGGGAGGGGTCGCGCCAGTCGTCCATGCGGGAGTCGTCGGGCCGACGCTCATCAGTCGGCGCTTGGGGCGCGGGGCCGCGTCGTTCTAGTCTCGGGGCATGCCGACGGAGGGCGacggaggggggagagggggggacGATGCCGGTGGATGGAGGGGATGGGGCGCGGGTTAGGGTTAGAGCAGGGGCGGGAGGGGCGAGATGGGATGCCGGGGGAATCTAGCCGGCCCCCAAATAGGCCGGATGGTTGGGCAAGCCGGCTCGGTCCAGGATCGCGCCAAAGTGGGCTGGCCCGTAGGCGCAGCCGCACCAGGGGGTGGCCCAGCGCCAAGGCCAGACGCCCCGAGGCCCACAGCGGCGCGGCACAGCCAGCGGGACGGCACGGCAgcacctagggtttcccccgatgcTGCGGCCACCGCCGCGGCCGGCGCCGGCATCAACGTAGGGGCAACGAAGAGCCAAGGACGTCGGAGGGACTGGCTGGGGGAGAATCGGAGCGACGAGGAGCCAAACGCCGCGATGAACGGGCGGAAGGGGAAACAACCGGCGACCACCGACGAGGCAGCCGGTGGCGAGGGAGCGACGGGGCGCCAAGAGCGCTGTGCACGGCCCAGGTCGGACCGCCCCGCGACGCCCCACGccgaagcgcggcggcggcgagcggtccTGGACCCAAGGGCGTCCCTTTTTCGCGGGGTCGGCAGAAGGGGGAGCGAGAGGGGTCGGCGAGCCGAAGGGGGAGATGGACACCCGTGCCGCGGCGAGTCCACCATCCCCGGCCGAGGCGCCGCTCTGCGAGCCGGCGGGTCTCGCCGGACTATGGGGCGGCCGACAGCGGCATCATCATCCTCCGCCGCATCGGCCCAGCGCGGCGTCGTCACCACCACGGCGGGGGCGACGACGGCCTGGGGGAGCGGGGGGCGCGAGGAACCGACTAGAGGAGCAGGGGCGACGGAGGGCAGCGCAGCAGCGCCGGCGGCCAGGGCGAGGCCGGCCAGAGGCGCGAGCGACAGATCCGAGGCTGCGGGCGGCGCGTCACCATCAGGGTCGCAGGAGCGCGTCGCCATCACATGAATGCATTTAGGAATATGTTACGCCGTCTCGTCTCATCACGTCCACTCTGACCAGTATGAACACAGCGTGGAGAGCGAAGCACGTTGTCGAAGGCCTACGCAGCAGACGCCTAGACTTCCGTGAACCTCCCCTTTTTTGTTGTCAATTTGCGGGATTTCACACGTTCGAACCGGTCCTGACAAATTTGGTCACTGTTGTTGAAGGACAAAAAATTTCCGAACTGTTCAGATATTTGGGTGTGATTTGGTGATCCGTGGTGGAATTGCCCTAATAACACTAGGAATAAACTCCAAACAGAGGACATAATCTGTTGTGCTTTTACTTATTTCGCTCGCTGGACTGGAGGCTTGCAATTTGGATGCTTGTACCTTGTCCCATATCaataagttcttgagagcatgcgtgTGACGCAAAAGGTCAAACTCCCTTGATCTAAATCAAGATGTTCCCACTGTTTCGCGTCAAAAAATCTACCCCTACTAATAAACCAGTGATTGCTTCGGGTCGTACGTCGCCGCCTTTTTGTAAAAAACTCCCTCTGTTTCTGAGAAATCAACCTGCAGTCCTATTTTAAGTGGACATCTGAGGAAACGTTTCGTTTTTGCACAAAACACCCTGGCGTTCGGAGTATTCAATGTGCGGTCTAAGCAGATTTGCAAAGGAAAAAACACTACACACGCACGGGCtcgcctcctctccctctcgcccACGAAGTCAGCGCCACCACCGCCGCTCACGTCGGCCGATTCCGGCGATCTCCGGCACCGCGCAGCACGCCCTCGAGATCCCCACGATCCGCGCCTCCCTTCCCTCCGGCCAGATTCTCCGCTCCCGGCCTCTATCGCAAGCTCGCAACCCCACccccgtggctagggtttcgggcagggcttcgccggcgtgtctccggcgaCCCCAGGTTCGTCCCTCCTTCCTTCTTGGCCGGGATCCGCTACCCCTACAACTCACCTTCTCTTCATATCCTCTGCTGCAGATGCATATGGAGCACGCCGTGGGATTTTCCCATCCACCACGGTCGCCGCCGTCAAGGGCTTCTTCACGGATTTGGAACGCCATGGACCTGCAGCTCCTCAAGGTTTGAACTTACTACTGAACCATCGTGTCAATTCTGGAACATTTGTTAGCTGAAATTGTAGGCAGTTCATCTCTGGAGTTACACGATCTTTTCTTGGAGTAGTCTTCCCTTAAAGTATTTCATCTCTTATCTATTAAAATAAATGTTAATAGAAAAGACATCTTTAGTCTCAAGAATTAGTACTACTCCATTGTATTTTCTatctacccctatatatatatatatatatatatatactaataaacCAGCAATTGGTTCTGGTCGTACGTCGCCGCCTTTTTGCAAAAAACTCCATCTGTTTCTGAGGAATCAACCGCGGTCCTATTTTAAGTGGACATCTGAGGAAATGTTTCGTTTTTGCACAAAACACCCTGGCGTTCGGAGTATTCAATGCGCGGTCTAAGCAGATTTGCAAAGGAAAAAACACTACACACGCACAGGCTCGCCTCCTCTCCCTCTCACCCACGAagtcaccgccgcctccgccgccgcccacgtCGGCCGATTCCGGCGATCTCCGGCACCGCGCAGCACGCCCTCGAGATCCCCACGATCCGCGCCTCCCTTCCCTCCGGCCAGATTCTCCGCTCCCGGCCTCTATTGCAAGCTCGCAACCCCACccccgtggctagggtttcgggcaggGCTTCACCGGCATGTCTCCGGCGACCCCAGGTTCGTCCCTCCTTCCTTCTTGGCCGGGATCCGCTACCCCTACAACTCACCTTCTCTTCATATCCTCTGCTGCAGATGCATATGGAGCACGCCGTGGGATTTTCCCATCCACCACGGTCGCCGTCGTCAAGGGCTTCTTCACGGATTTGGAACGCCATGGACCTGCAGCTCCTCAAGGTTTGAACTTACTACTGAACCATCGTGTCAATTCTGGAACATTTGTTAGCTGAAATTGTAGGCAGTTCATCTCTGGAGTTACACGATCTTTTCTTGGAGTAGTCTTCCCTTAAAGTATTTCATCT is a genomic window containing:
- the LOC123090041 gene encoding uncharacterized protein codes for the protein MRGLSRFAKEKTLHTHRLASSPSHPRSHRRLRRRPRRPIPAISGTAQHALEIPTIRASLPSGQILRSRPLLQARNPTPVARVSGRASPACLRRPQMHMEHAVGFSHPPRSPSSRASSRIWNAMDLQLLKVENSSF